One window from the genome of Dyadobacter sp. CECT 9275 encodes:
- the lepB gene encoding signal peptidase I, whose amino-acid sequence MPVTELTAKSEKQKKSVVREWFDSILFAVIAAVIIRWLLFSAFVIPTPSMENSLLVGEYLFTSRLHYGTTTPVTPLQIPLSHQTVWGTEIPSYLDWIKLPQFRLPGFSDVKRGDVVVFNLPVEHPDLYQKYSTVLPNLKPHPLDLRSNYIKRCVAIAGDRLEIRDGRVVVNGTASEIPVGMQNEYFVATSTTVNEVNVFRKNGITAFSQYTETYNDTLPENDEPGYIVKTTEANIEKLKSYDFVKRISPVILPKGYKEPYLFPVTDLIDWNKDNYGPVMIPKQGMKISLTPINVALYGEIIQNHEGNDDIVIENQEIKKAGKKLEAYTFGQDYYFMMGDNRHDSADSRYWGFVPKDHIVGKAIFVWMSIDPDPTSFMNKIRWERLFRVIK is encoded by the coding sequence ATGCCGGTAACTGAACTAACCGCAAAATCAGAAAAACAAAAGAAATCCGTGGTAAGGGAGTGGTTTGATTCCATTCTGTTTGCTGTAATAGCCGCAGTGATCATCAGGTGGCTGCTCTTCAGTGCCTTTGTGATCCCCACACCCTCAATGGAAAACAGCCTGCTGGTAGGGGAATATCTTTTCACGAGCAGGCTCCATTACGGTACCACTACGCCGGTTACACCTCTTCAGATTCCGTTAAGCCATCAAACGGTGTGGGGAACAGAGATACCTTCCTATCTGGACTGGATCAAACTTCCGCAATTTCGGTTGCCCGGGTTTTCGGATGTGAAACGAGGAGATGTTGTAGTATTCAACCTGCCGGTGGAACATCCTGATCTTTATCAGAAATACAGTACCGTACTTCCCAATCTGAAGCCGCATCCGCTGGATCTCAGGAGTAATTACATTAAAAGATGTGTAGCAATAGCCGGTGACCGGCTGGAAATACGTGACGGACGTGTGGTTGTGAACGGAACGGCTTCTGAAATTCCTGTGGGAATGCAGAATGAATACTTTGTAGCAACGTCCACAACGGTGAACGAAGTTAATGTATTCAGGAAAAATGGTATAACTGCGTTCTCTCAATACACCGAAACCTACAATGATACCCTGCCGGAAAATGATGAACCAGGTTACATCGTGAAAACAACGGAAGCAAATATAGAGAAACTAAAATCGTATGATTTTGTCAAAAGGATTTCGCCGGTGATACTTCCCAAAGGATATAAAGAGCCTTACCTGTTTCCGGTAACTGACCTGATCGACTGGAATAAGGATAATTATGGGCCGGTGATGATACCCAAACAAGGCATGAAGATATCACTAACACCCATAAATGTAGCGCTATACGGAGAGATCATTCAAAACCATGAAGGCAATGACGACATCGTCATCGAAAATCAGGAAATAAAGAAAGCAGGGAAAAAACTTGAAGCATACACCTTCGGCCAGGACTATTATTTCATGATGGGTGACAACCGCCATGACTCTGCGGATTCAAGATACTGGGGTTTTGTCCCTAAGGACCATATCGTCGGTAAGGCCATATTTGTGTGGATGTCTATTGATCCGGATCCTACCAGCTTTATGAACAAGATTCGGTGGGAACGGCTATTCAGGGTGATAAAATAA
- the lepB gene encoding signal peptidase I, with amino-acid sequence MTTSSKNKKSPVREWFDSILFAVVAATLIRWLFFEAFTIPTPSMENSLLVGDFLFVSKLHYGTRTPKTPLQVPLTHQTIWGTNIPSYTDAIQLPQYRLPGFSEVKRGDVVVFNYPPELQHPVDLKTNYIKRCVALPGDKLEVRDLQVFANGKAEPNPVRMENEYFVATTTAVNEEKVFKENGISEFNAYTETFNDTIPANDQMGYLVWTTVEIAGKLKEYDFVKNITIVKASKDISEPMLYPNSSLFKWNRDNYGPVTVPKEGVTVNLTPENIAMYGPVIKNYEENEDVVLEDNAIKVGGKAITTYTFKQDYYFMMGDNRHNSADSRYWGFVPKDHIVGKAVFVWMSIDPKPTSFFNKIRWNRLFRVIN; translated from the coding sequence ATGACAACATCTTCCAAAAATAAAAAATCCCCGGTTAGGGAATGGTTTGATTCCATCCTTTTTGCAGTTGTAGCAGCGACGCTGATCCGCTGGTTGTTTTTTGAAGCGTTTACAATTCCTACACCTTCCATGGAAAACAGTTTGCTGGTGGGAGATTTTTTGTTTGTCAGCAAGCTGCATTATGGTACCCGTACGCCAAAAACACCGCTGCAGGTTCCGCTGACGCACCAGACGATCTGGGGTACCAACATACCCTCCTATACGGATGCCATTCAGTTGCCGCAGTACAGATTACCCGGTTTTAGTGAAGTGAAACGGGGAGATGTAGTCGTTTTTAATTACCCGCCAGAATTGCAGCACCCGGTTGATCTCAAGACCAACTATATTAAAAGATGTGTGGCGCTGCCCGGTGATAAGCTAGAGGTAAGGGATTTGCAGGTGTTTGCCAATGGAAAAGCAGAGCCTAACCCGGTAAGAATGGAAAACGAATATTTTGTAGCCACCACCACAGCCGTAAACGAGGAAAAAGTATTTAAGGAAAATGGTATTTCGGAATTCAATGCTTACACGGAAACTTTTAATGACACCATTCCCGCGAATGATCAGATGGGCTATCTGGTGTGGACTACGGTCGAGATCGCTGGCAAACTTAAGGAATATGATTTCGTTAAGAATATAACCATCGTTAAAGCCTCCAAAGATATCAGTGAGCCTATGCTGTATCCTAACTCCTCGTTATTCAAATGGAACCGGGATAATTACGGGCCGGTTACTGTACCTAAGGAAGGTGTTACGGTGAATCTTACTCCGGAGAATATTGCTATGTATGGCCCGGTGATTAAAAATTATGAAGAAAATGAGGATGTGGTACTGGAAGATAACGCGATCAAGGTAGGAGGAAAGGCGATCACGACCTATACCTTCAAACAGGATTATTATTTTATGATGGGTGACAACCGCCACAACTCGGCCGACTCGCGGTACTGGGGTTTTGTACCTAAGGACCATATCGTTGGGAAAGCAGTTTTTGTCTGGATGTCTATTGATCCTAAACCGACCAGTTTCTTCAACAAGATCAGATGGAACCGTCTGTTCAGGGTGATCAACTAA
- the dapB gene encoding 4-hydroxy-tetrahydrodipicolinate reductase, with translation MNILLLGYGKMGKTIEKIAVERGHTIAGRIDVQNKSDMDGLQAGDVDVAIEFSSPEAAFGNISYCLKRGWPVVSGTTGWLEHRSEVEALCKEKGGAFFYASNYSIGVNIFFRLNRLLAKLMNGQHYQTSMTEVHHIHKLDAPSGTAITLAEGVIAEAGNLSGWKLEPDGQEGFLPIKALREGEVPGTHIVRYDSDVDTIEISHIAHNRTGFALGAVVSAEWLKGKSGVFGMDDLLKDLDQ, from the coding sequence ATGAATATATTATTGCTCGGCTATGGCAAAATGGGTAAAACGATTGAAAAAATAGCCGTAGAAAGAGGCCATACAATAGCAGGAAGAATTGACGTTCAAAACAAATCTGATATGGACGGCCTCCAGGCCGGTGATGTAGATGTTGCCATTGAGTTCAGCTCACCCGAAGCAGCTTTTGGAAATATATCCTACTGCCTCAAAAGAGGATGGCCGGTCGTGAGTGGTACCACCGGCTGGCTGGAACACCGCTCCGAAGTGGAGGCACTCTGCAAAGAAAAAGGCGGCGCATTCTTTTATGCCTCCAATTATAGTATCGGTGTTAACATTTTCTTCCGCCTTAATCGTCTGCTGGCAAAGTTAATGAACGGACAGCATTACCAAACCTCGATGACGGAAGTTCACCACATTCATAAGCTGGATGCACCCAGCGGAACGGCTATTACCCTCGCTGAGGGAGTTATTGCAGAAGCAGGGAACCTTAGCGGATGGAAACTTGAACCCGATGGTCAGGAAGGTTTTTTGCCTATCAAGGCCTTGCGTGAGGGAGAGGTTCCCGGAACACACATCGTGCGGTATGACTCCGATGTGGATACCATCGAAATTTCACATATAGCACATAACAGGACTGGTTTTGCATTGGGCGCGGTGGTGTCGGCGGAATGGCTGAAAGGGAAATCGGGCGTCTTCGGGATGGATGATCTGTTGAAGGACCTTGACCAGTAG
- a CDS encoding DUF5683 domain-containing protein, with product MAHVSRAQVISSDSVKGKPVRVITADSLAGLVPDSVVNLNKAKKFVPVPRTATLLALIPGGGQIYNRDYWKLPIIYLGIGGGLYAFHLNSIKYNDYLSAYKSFYDLNKDSPTYGQVLPGITSDSTRTVRIRNLFATSSEYKQGNLDQVKRGKNYWRRNKNLSIVVAVLIYGLTIIETNVAAHLKTFDLTDDISMHVEPKIQQPMMRQPAPGLKLVFNFK from the coding sequence TTGGCTCATGTTAGCCGTGCGCAGGTGATCAGTAGTGATTCGGTAAAAGGAAAACCGGTTCGGGTTATCACAGCGGATAGTTTGGCAGGACTTGTTCCGGACTCGGTGGTGAACCTCAATAAGGCAAAGAAGTTTGTACCGGTTCCCAGGACCGCTACACTTTTGGCGCTGATACCCGGAGGCGGGCAGATCTATAACAGGGATTACTGGAAGCTACCCATTATTTATCTGGGTATAGGGGGAGGGTTATATGCCTTTCATTTGAATAGTATCAAGTATAACGACTATCTCTCGGCCTATAAGAGCTTTTACGATCTGAACAAAGACAGCCCTACTTACGGTCAGGTACTTCCGGGAATTACCTCGGACTCAACCAGGACGGTAAGAATCAGGAATCTGTTTGCTACCAGCAGTGAATATAAACAGGGAAATCTGGATCAGGTAAAAAGAGGGAAGAATTACTGGCGGAGAAATAAAAATCTTTCTATCGTGGTAGCTGTACTGATTTACGGCCTTACAATTATAGAAACAAATGTAGCGGCGCATTTGAAAACCTTTGATCTCACAGACGACATCAGTATGCACGTGGAGCCAAAGATCCAGCAGCCTATGATGAGGCAGCCGGCGCCCGGATTAAAGCTGGTTTTTAATTTTAAGTAA
- a CDS encoding ParB/RepB/Spo0J family partition protein has product MDNINKNKRMTGLGRGLGALLQDSEKVNTPRANARQSSQEGIGTMNEIELDRIEANPYQPRTKFDQEALMELADSIRVQGIIQPITVRQLAVDQYQLISGERRLQASRSIGMARIPAYIRTANDQQMLEMALIENIQRENLNSIEIALSYQRLILECNLKQEELGVRVGKNRTTVNNYIRLLKLPPVIQAALRDNKISMGHARAIITINSDQSQLKIFNKIIEEGWSVRKVEEEVRKLGMMSNQPSETVKKPTINQEIKSLQFQLSSYFGAKVSVKSDTEHKGEIKIPFASQDELKRILETLKFEVKT; this is encoded by the coding sequence ATGGATAATATCAACAAAAACAAAAGAATGACCGGCTTGGGCAGAGGGTTAGGAGCCCTTTTGCAGGATTCGGAAAAAGTAAATACACCACGCGCCAATGCCAGGCAGTCGTCGCAGGAAGGAATTGGTACCATGAATGAAATTGAGCTGGACAGGATAGAGGCGAATCCCTATCAGCCCAGAACCAAGTTTGATCAGGAGGCACTGATGGAACTTGCGGATTCTATCCGGGTACAGGGGATTATCCAGCCCATTACGGTAAGGCAGTTGGCAGTAGATCAGTATCAGCTGATATCAGGAGAAAGAAGGCTCCAGGCCTCCCGGTCCATAGGAATGGCGCGGATTCCGGCCTATATCAGAACGGCCAATGACCAGCAGATGCTGGAAATGGCGCTCATCGAAAATATTCAGCGCGAAAATCTTAACTCTATTGAAATAGCCTTGAGTTATCAGCGGCTGATCCTGGAATGTAATCTGAAACAGGAAGAGCTGGGAGTACGCGTAGGTAAAAACAGAACAACGGTTAACAACTATATCCGTCTGTTGAAGCTTCCGCCGGTTATCCAGGCAGCGCTTCGGGACAATAAAATAAGCATGGGACATGCCCGTGCGATCATTACAATTAACAGCGATCAGAGCCAATTAAAGATTTTTAACAAAATAATTGAAGAGGGCTGGTCGGTCCGAAAAGTGGAAGAGGAGGTCAGAAAGCTGGGAATGATGTCCAATCAGCCTTCTGAGACTGTCAAGAAACCAACAATTAATCAGGAAATAAAGTCGTTACAGTTCCAATTATCCTCGTATTTCGGGGCTAAGGTCTCGGTTAAAAGCGATACAGAACACAAAGGGGAGATAAAAATCCCGTTCGCTTCCCAGGACGAACTGAAAAGGATTTTGGAAACATTGAAATTTGAAGTAAAGACTTGA
- a CDS encoding ParA family protein yields MGKVIAIANQKGGVGKTTTAINLAASLAALEFRTLIIDADPQANSTSGLGFNPQEMQNSIYECMIEEVETGDIILETDFPNLHLIPSHIDLVGAEIEMINLKDREHRMKAAITEVRQQYDFIVIDCSPSLGLITINSLTAADSVIIPVQCEYFALEGLGKLLNTITIIQSRLNTELIIEGILLTMYDLRLRLSNQVVTEVTNHFQSLVFNTIIPRNVRISEAPSYGIPVMAQDAESKGAVSYLNLAREILEKNGLLSSDKQMGVN; encoded by the coding sequence ATGGGCAAAGTAATTGCAATTGCAAACCAAAAAGGGGGAGTTGGTAAAACAACAACCGCTATTAACCTTGCGGCGAGTTTGGCTGCACTCGAATTCCGCACGCTTATTATTGATGCCGACCCTCAGGCAAATTCTACGTCAGGCCTTGGATTTAATCCCCAGGAAATGCAGAACAGCATTTACGAATGTATGATCGAAGAGGTGGAAACTGGTGATATTATCCTTGAAACGGATTTTCCCAATCTCCATCTGATTCCGTCTCATATAGACCTGGTTGGCGCGGAAATAGAGATGATCAACCTGAAAGACAGAGAGCACAGGATGAAAGCTGCTATTACGGAAGTCAGGCAGCAGTACGACTTCATTGTGATTGACTGCTCACCTTCCCTGGGGCTTATCACTATTAACAGCCTTACTGCGGCAGATTCGGTCATTATTCCGGTACAATGTGAATATTTCGCTTTGGAAGGCTTAGGCAAGCTGTTGAATACAATCACCATTATCCAGTCGAGGCTTAATACTGAACTCATCATTGAGGGGATTTTGCTGACGATGTACGACCTGCGCCTGAGGTTGTCCAACCAGGTAGTAACCGAGGTGACCAATCATTTTCAGTCACTGGTTTTTAACACCATCATTCCGCGGAATGTAAGGATCAGCGAAGCACCGAGTTATGGCATACCGGTGATGGCGCAGGATGCGGAAAGCAAGGGAGCTGTGAGTTACTTGAATCTTGCCAGAGAAATTCTGGAAAAGAACGGACTATTATCGTCTGATAAGCAAATGGGCGTGAACTGA
- a CDS encoding radical SAM protein has product MNKNFKDGLNLMSKVTPKRALNAIQILGSYFYSKITKRPVHWGMPLAISFEPTTSCNLRCPECPSGLRSFTRPTGMMEEKLYKRTIDELADTLLYLIFYFQGEPYLHPKFFELVKYASQKGIYTATSTNGHYLTDEKARKTVESGLDRLIISIDGTTQDVYQQYRIGGNLEKVLEGTRNIVKWKKELKSSTPHVIFQFLVVKPNEHQIEDVKRLAEELGVDEVGLKTAQIYDYEDGSELIPTIDKYSRYKKAEDGRFAIKNKFVDHCWKMWHSCVITWDGAVVPCCFDKDAEYKLGDMKQETFTKLWKGKKYTDFRASLIRSRSEIEMCKNCTEGTEVWA; this is encoded by the coding sequence ATGAATAAAAATTTTAAGGATGGTCTGAACCTGATGTCAAAGGTTACTCCAAAACGTGCCTTAAACGCCATTCAGATACTTGGGAGTTACTTTTATTCCAAAATAACGAAAAGGCCGGTGCATTGGGGAATGCCGCTGGCCATTTCATTTGAACCAACAACTTCCTGTAATCTGCGTTGTCCGGAGTGTCCTAGTGGTTTACGGTCGTTCACCCGCCCGACGGGTATGATGGAGGAGAAGCTTTACAAGCGGACCATTGACGAACTAGCAGATACCTTGTTGTATCTTATCTTTTATTTTCAGGGAGAACCATACCTGCACCCCAAATTTTTTGAACTGGTAAAATATGCCAGTCAGAAGGGTATTTATACCGCCACATCCACCAATGGCCATTATCTTACGGATGAAAAAGCACGGAAAACAGTGGAGTCGGGGCTGGACAGGCTCATTATTTCCATTGATGGTACCACGCAGGACGTCTACCAGCAGTACCGGATTGGTGGAAATCTGGAAAAGGTACTGGAAGGAACCCGCAATATTGTAAAGTGGAAAAAGGAGCTCAAATCCAGTACGCCTCATGTTATCTTTCAGTTTCTGGTAGTGAAGCCTAACGAACATCAGATTGAGGACGTAAAGCGGTTGGCAGAGGAACTGGGTGTGGATGAGGTAGGTTTAAAGACCGCCCAGATTTATGACTACGAAGACGGTTCGGAACTGATCCCGACCATTGACAAATATTCGCGCTACAAAAAGGCTGAAGACGGAAGGTTTGCCATAAAAAATAAGTTTGTTGACCATTGCTGGAAAATGTGGCATTCCTGTGTTATTACCTGGGATGGGGCAGTGGTACCCTGCTGTTTTGATAAGGATGCGGAATATAAACTCGGAGATATGAAGCAGGAAACTTTCACCAAACTCTGGAAGGGAAAGAAATATACCGATTTCCGGGCATCGCTTATCCGGTCACGTTCCGAAATTGAAATGTGCAAAAATTGTACGGAAGGTACGGAAGTGTGGGCGTGA
- a CDS encoding Lrp/AsnC family transcriptional regulator, whose translation MQPDTTDKQILNLIQQNAHLTIKEIAGKINLSVTPVHERIRKLEREGFIEKYVGLLNRRKLGKSLVVYCNVTLDKQRKESFEDFNQAIGEMEEVLECSVVSGNFDYMLKVIVEDGEAYNQFYQHKLSALKSVLHISSYFVISEIKYSTAISVG comes from the coding sequence ATGCAGCCCGATACAACGGACAAACAGATTTTGAATTTGATTCAGCAGAATGCGCATCTGACAATAAAGGAGATAGCCGGAAAAATCAACCTTTCAGTAACGCCTGTTCATGAGCGGATCAGGAAGCTGGAACGGGAAGGTTTTATAGAGAAGTATGTGGGCCTGCTGAATCGCCGGAAATTAGGTAAATCGTTGGTGGTGTATTGTAACGTAACTTTGGATAAACAGCGGAAAGAGAGTTTCGAAGATTTCAATCAGGCGATAGGTGAAATGGAGGAGGTACTTGAATGTTCGGTTGTTTCCGGTAATTTTGACTACATGCTGAAGGTGATTGTGGAGGATGGGGAGGCGTATAATCAATTTTACCAGCATAAACTTTCTGCACTCAAAAGTGTGTTACACATTAGCAGTTACTTTGTGATATCAGAAATTAAGTACAGCACTGCTATTTCAGTAGGCTGA
- the ald gene encoding alanine dehydrogenase, whose translation MIIGVPKEIKNNENRVAVTPAGITEFRKHGHTVYVQTDAGKGSGFTDSQYTEAGAIILSSIEEVYAIAEMIIKVKEPIASEYNLIKENQLLFTYFHFASSEPLTQAMIARKAICLAYETVEKSDRSLPLLIPMSEVAGRMAVQEGAKYLEKPMGGFGILLGGVAGVKPANVLVLGGGIVGTQAAKMAAGLGANVTIADINLQRLRYLEDIMPANVDTVISNEYNIRDLIKSTNLIIGGVLIPGAKAPSLITRDMLKLMKPGTVMVDVAIDQGGCFETSHATTHEDPIYEVDGVVHYCVANMPGAVPYTSTLALTNATLPYALLLADKGWQAACQSNEELKKGLNIVKGNIVFKGVSDAWKLPYTDVNSIF comes from the coding sequence ATGATCATCGGCGTACCGAAGGAAATCAAAAACAATGAAAACCGGGTGGCTGTTACCCCGGCCGGAATCACAGAATTCCGTAAGCATGGACATACCGTGTATGTGCAGACAGATGCAGGCAAAGGCAGCGGTTTCACCGACAGCCAATATACTGAGGCCGGCGCAATCATACTCTCGAGCATTGAAGAGGTGTACGCCATTGCTGAAATGATCATCAAAGTAAAAGAGCCTATTGCCAGCGAATACAACCTCATCAAAGAAAACCAGCTCCTTTTCACATATTTCCACTTCGCTTCTTCCGAACCGCTTACCCAAGCCATGATCGCACGGAAGGCCATTTGCCTGGCCTACGAAACCGTTGAAAAATCAGACCGAAGCCTTCCCCTTTTAATTCCGATGAGCGAAGTAGCGGGCAGGATGGCCGTACAGGAAGGTGCCAAATACCTTGAAAAACCGATGGGCGGATTTGGTATATTACTGGGTGGTGTGGCTGGTGTGAAACCCGCCAATGTGCTGGTGCTGGGAGGTGGGATTGTGGGTACCCAGGCTGCAAAAATGGCCGCGGGACTGGGCGCCAATGTGACCATTGCCGACATCAATTTACAAAGGCTGCGTTACCTGGAAGACATCATGCCAGCCAATGTTGATACCGTCATTTCCAATGAATATAACATCCGTGATCTCATCAAAAGTACCAACCTCATCATTGGCGGGGTACTGATTCCCGGCGCAAAAGCTCCTTCCCTGATCACCAGAGATATGCTCAAACTCATGAAACCCGGAACCGTAATGGTGGATGTAGCCATTGACCAGGGCGGATGTTTTGAGACTTCCCACGCAACCACACACGAAGATCCTATCTATGAAGTGGACGGAGTAGTGCACTACTGCGTTGCCAACATGCCCGGTGCCGTTCCATATACTTCCACACTGGCACTCACAAACGCAACCTTACCTTACGCACTTCTTTTAGCAGATAAAGGCTGGCAGGCTGCTTGCCAGAGCAATGAAGAACTAAAAAAAGGGTTGAACATCGTAAAGGGAAACATCGTATTCAAAGGTGTTTCAGACGCTTGGAAACTACCCTATACCGACGTCAACAGTATCTTTTGA
- a CDS encoding outer membrane beta-barrel protein → MKRIIFSFILTLGFAAVQAQNNTILIYGNLGINSTKNPDDSKVNSFTFSPAVGYQFTDHWTAGVNLKTENWKTTGTSSADIKSSAFGAGPFIRYAHPLSDIFAVYGQLNTNFLSSKTAGVKGNGFEGTLFPAIGVNLKNGFALNFNFGSLSIVTNKMKGADNSSTFGLNFGSGAGFGMSKNFGMK, encoded by the coding sequence ATGAAAAGGATTATTTTTAGTTTTATTTTAACACTTGGTTTTGCGGCTGTTCAGGCACAGAACAATACCATACTTATTTATGGAAACCTGGGCATTAATTCAACCAAAAATCCGGACGATTCCAAGGTAAACAGTTTCACGTTTTCACCCGCAGTGGGATACCAGTTCACGGATCACTGGACTGCCGGAGTGAATCTGAAGACCGAGAACTGGAAAACAACAGGTACCTCTTCCGCCGACATCAAATCGTCGGCCTTCGGTGCAGGGCCATTTATCCGTTATGCACACCCGCTTTCGGATATTTTTGCCGTGTACGGCCAGCTGAATACCAATTTCCTCTCTTCAAAAACCGCTGGTGTCAAAGGCAATGGTTTTGAAGGAACCTTGTTTCCTGCCATTGGTGTGAATCTCAAAAATGGATTCGCCCTGAACTTTAACTTTGGAAGCCTCAGCATTGTCACCAATAAAATGAAAGGAGCAGATAATAGTTCCACTTTCGGGCTGAACTTTGGGAGCGGAGCAGGTTTTGGAATGTCGAAGAATTTTGGAATGAAATAA
- a CDS encoding DEAD/DEAH box helicase, with protein MTTEIIETFSELGLSENILKALTEMGFEKPSPIQAQGIPAVMQGSDVIGQAQTGTGKTAAFGIPVLERIDTSSNAVQALVLCPTRELAVQVSEEIGRLAKFTRGIKIEAIYGGDSIERQIRSLKKGVHIVVGTPGRVMDHMERKTLKFDEVRMMVLDEADEMLDMGFREDIESILADMPADRQTILFSATMSKPIMSITKRFLNDPILIKVVRNELTNVNIEQVCYEVKPQAKVEVMTRLIDMYHLKSLLVFCNTKRKVDEIVEELQLRGYASEGIHGDLRQQQRSNVMSKFKAGVTTILVATDVAARGIDVSGLDGVINYDIPLDEEYYVHRIGRTGRAGMSGKAFSLVARDEKFRLKSIENYTKVKIEKGVIPSYEDIVGVRKARFVESISATIQSGDIDLYQDVLEMLHHSGFSTEQIVGAMAKQIMGVQKNEYADSNLAWEERRSDRFERRGGDDRRSGGRFDRGNERRGNDRFSGGSERRSDSRSEGARFGEPKRNAAPEAGMTRLFLSLGRKDHILPKDIVGAIAGEANIPGKTIGAIDIYDKFTFVDVPERDARAVLRAMDGNTIKGKPVQIDIAK; from the coding sequence ATGACAACTGAAATAATTGAAACCTTCTCAGAGCTTGGACTCTCAGAAAACATCCTTAAAGCCTTAACAGAAATGGGTTTTGAAAAACCCTCCCCTATCCAGGCACAAGGAATTCCGGCAGTTATGCAAGGCTCTGACGTAATTGGCCAGGCGCAAACAGGTACCGGAAAAACTGCCGCTTTTGGTATACCCGTTTTAGAAAGAATTGACACATCCAGCAATGCCGTGCAGGCATTGGTACTTTGCCCTACGCGTGAACTTGCAGTTCAGGTTTCTGAGGAAATCGGACGCCTCGCCAAATTCACGAGAGGTATTAAAATTGAAGCTATATATGGCGGTGATTCAATCGAACGCCAGATCCGGTCACTCAAAAAAGGGGTTCATATTGTAGTAGGTACCCCTGGCCGTGTAATGGATCACATGGAACGCAAAACACTGAAGTTCGATGAGGTACGCATGATGGTACTCGATGAGGCTGACGAAATGCTTGACATGGGTTTCCGCGAAGATATCGAAAGCATTCTTGCCGACATGCCTGCTGACCGCCAGACGATCTTGTTCTCTGCAACGATGTCGAAACCGATCATGTCTATCACGAAACGCTTCCTGAACGACCCTATTCTGATCAAAGTGGTACGCAATGAGCTTACCAACGTGAATATTGAGCAGGTTTGTTACGAAGTGAAGCCACAGGCCAAAGTGGAGGTGATGACCCGTCTGATTGATATGTATCACCTCAAATCTCTCCTTGTTTTTTGTAATACCAAACGGAAAGTGGATGAGATAGTTGAAGAACTTCAGCTTCGCGGTTACGCCTCGGAAGGTATACATGGTGACTTGCGCCAGCAGCAGAGAAGTAATGTAATGAGCAAGTTCAAGGCGGGCGTGACGACTATTCTGGTCGCAACTGATGTGGCTGCACGTGGTATTGACGTGAGCGGCCTGGATGGGGTGATCAACTACGATATCCCTCTGGATGAAGAATATTACGTTCACCGTATCGGCCGTACAGGTCGTGCCGGGATGTCGGGTAAGGCATTTTCACTGGTTGCCCGTGACGAAAAATTCCGCCTGAAAAGTATAGAAAACTATACCAAGGTAAAAATAGAAAAAGGTGTTATCCCTTCTTATGAAGACATCGTAGGAGTTCGTAAGGCTCGTTTCGTTGAAAGTATTTCAGCCACTATCCAATCCGGAGATATTGATCTGTACCAGGACGTACTTGAAATGCTTCATCACAGTGGTTTTTCTACGGAACAAATCGTAGGTGCCATGGCGAAACAGATTATGGGTGTTCAGAAAAACGAATATGCTGACAGCAATCTGGCATGGGAAGAAAGACGCAGCGATCGTTTCGAGCGCCGTGGTGGAGATGACCGCCGCTCGGGCGGAAGGTTTGACCGGGGCAATGAACGCCGCGGGAACGACCGCTTCTCGGGTGGCAGCGAACGCAGAAGTGATTCCCGTTCAGAAGGAGCCCGCTTTGGCGAACCAAAACGTAATGCAGCGCCGGAAGCCGGCATGACCCGTCTTTTCCTGAGCCTCGGACGTAAGGACCATATTCTGCCAAAAGATATCGTTGGAGCTATTGCAGGAGAAGCTAATATCCCCGGTAAAACCATCGGTGCGATTGACATTTATGACAAATTCACTTTTGTGGATGTCCCTGAACGTGACGCACGCGCAGTATTGCGTGCCATGGATGGCAATACCATCAAGGGAAAACCTGTTCAGATAGATATCGCCAAATAA